One Gemmatimonadota bacterium DNA window includes the following coding sequences:
- the rplL gene encoding 50S ribosomal protein L7/L12 encodes MMAVSDIVDQIEQLTVLELNDLVKTLEDKFGVSAAATVAVAAPGAADAAAPVEEEKDSFDVVLTGFGDKKIQVIKVVRAITGLGLKEAKALVDGVPGALKEGVPKEEADDIQKQIEEAGGTVELK; translated from the coding sequence ATCATGGCCGTGTCCGATATCGTAGATCAGATTGAACAGCTGACGGTGCTGGAATTGAATGATCTCGTGAAGACGCTCGAAGACAAGTTCGGTGTTTCAGCCGCGGCAACGGTGGCTGTCGCCGCACCCGGCGCCGCAGACGCGGCCGCGCCGGTGGAGGAGGAAAAAGACAGCTTCGACGTCGTGCTGACCGGTTTCGGCGACAAGAAGATCCAGGTCATCAAGGTCGTGCGCGCGATCACGGGCCTGGGGCTGAAAGAGGCCAAGGCGCTGGTTGACGGCGTTCCCGGCGCACTTAAGGAGGGTGTCCCGAAAGAAGAAGCCGACGACATTCAGAAGCAGATCGAAGAAGCGGGCGGAACAGTCGAACTCAAATAG